From a region of the Mercurialis annua linkage group LG1-X, ddMerAnnu1.2, whole genome shotgun sequence genome:
- the LOC126656678 gene encoding putative HVA22-like protein g → MIGSFLTRGLVMVFGYAYPAYECYKTVERNKPEIEQLRFWCQYWILVAVLTVCERVGDAFISWVPMYSEAKLAFFIYLWYPKTMGTTYVYDSFFRPYVSKHENEIDRNLLELRTRAGDMAVLYWQRAASYSQTRVLEILQYIAAQSTPRPRPAQTQQQGGGARQPATAPNRQPSNRQPASAQPEIEEPPSPTSSTSSSQQQTDATEEVQEAMAAAAAKALKAPAGVSSVQKIAAVVSTVQKVNATPETSGQPPSTKAEAMQIEAAPSSIDENANPPPKETNMDEAIRVTRARLRKSRSGPKS, encoded by the exons ATGATTGGATCATTTCTTACAAGAGGACTTGT GATGGTTTTTGGATATGCTTATCCTGCTTATGAGTGCTATAAAACTGTTGAAAGGAATAAGCCTGAAATCGAGCAACTCCGGTTTTGGTGTCAGTATTG GATTTTGGTGGCTGTTTTGACAGTTTGCGAGAGAGTGGGAGATGCTTTTATTTCATG GGTTCCTATGTACAGTGAAGCAAAGCTGGCATTTTTTATATATCTGTGGTACCCTAAAACTATG GGAACTACCTATGTGTACGATTCCTTCTTCAGACCATATGTCTCAAAGCATGAGAATGAAATTGATCGTAACTTGTTAGAACTAAGAACTAGGGCTGGAGATATGGCAGTTTTATACTGGCAAAGAGCTGCAAGCTATAGTCAGACCAGAGTTTTGGAGATTTTGCAGTACATTGCTGCACAATCAACGCCAAGGCCTCGCCCTGCTCAG ACACAGCAACAGGGTGGTGGGGCTCGACAGCCTGCCACAGCACCAAACCGTCAACCTTCCAATCGCCAACCAGCTTCTGCTCAACCAGAGATTGAAGAACCTCCATCTCCCACTTCTAGTACATCTTCCAGTCAGCAGCAAACAGATGCGACAGAAGAAGTACAAGAAGCAATGGCTGCTGCGGCTGCAAAAGCACTTAAGGCACCTGCAGGAGTTTCCAGTGTCCAAAAAATTGCTGCAGTAGTGTCTACTGTTCAGAAAGTAAATGCCACTCCAGAAACTTCTGGTCAGCCTCCATCAACCAAGGCAGAAGCAATGCAAATCGAAGCAGCACCTTCGTCAATAGATGAAAATGCAAATCCTCCCCCAAAAGAGACCAACATGGATGAGGCCATTCGggttacacgtgctagattgaGGAAAAGCAGATCTGGCCCAAAGAGCTAA